The segment AAATATCAGCAAGTTACTACAAAGCCGAGCAAAGAGCTCATGACGGTGAAACTGCGATACAAAGAGCCGGACGAAGACGTGAGCAAGCTGATCACGAAGGAGCTTTCAGATACGCCAGTGAAGGCCATGTCAGAGAACATGAATTTTGCCACGGCAGTTGCCGAATTTGGGTTAATCCTAAGAGATTCACAGTATAAGGGAGATTCGTCTTATAAGGATGTTATGGAACGTGCCAAAACATCTATCGGTAAGGATACATATGGCTACCGCGCAGAGTTCATCAGACTTGTCGAAATCGCGGAGTTACTGACAGGAGGCACAAATTAAAGCAGAATTAAGGGTGATTCCAAGTATACAGGAATCATCCTTAAGGTTCTAATACTCATAAAATCCTTACCGAAAGGGGCAAAAATGTTAACAAAATTTCTTAGATACTGTTTAATATTAGGAGTGATAAATTTTATAATTTCTCCAATTTTTACAGTTGGCATGGCAGAAGAAGTTAATACGCCAAATTATGTTAGTCAGCCAAAAGAGATGATGATCCATGAAAGCGGTTTCGCCATTGTTAAGGATATCGCGAAGATAGATGCGCAAGACACGGTACAAGTAGAATTACCCAAAGAGACCATATTAAGAACATTAATTATTCTTGATGGCGGGAAAAGGGTTAAATCATTTAATTCATCAAATATTGAGAATTTCCCACCGCCTACGATTATGTACGGAAGAGCACCAGAAAGTTCTGTTCGCAGTGATTTATCTCCCCAAAAAACGCCGACAACACCTTCTCCCCAACCTTCTCAGGAGAACATAATAAGCTGGAAAACGGATATTAAAGGTCAAAGAGAGGTTACCTTGGAATATTCGGTTAGCGGGATCAGTTGGTCTCCGATTTATGATCTAAATTTGTCAAATAAAGAAAACTCTATGCTAGTTTACAGTGCGCTTATTACCAACACAGTTATGCCATTTAAAGAGGTAAAGATAGGCCTAACTGCTGGTGATAGTAAGCAATGGCAAGATAACCCTTACTATGACCGACGCCTGCCGGCCGAGGTAGCTATTATATATGATATTACGTTAGATACCCCGATTCGCCAAGCACCTTCTCCACGTATTAATGTTGGCTGTAAGTACGAAGTAGGTAAGCGTAATTTAGACATTGGGACAACATCTATCGAGATATTAAGCGCAGATTTAAAATACAGAAAAGAGTTTGTCTGGGTGACTCTTTTTGGGCAGAGGGTAGATATTCACTATGAAATAAAGAATACGACCGCGCAGACATTAGCTAAAGGCGGGGTGGACGTCTATCAAAACGGTACATATCTAGGGAAAGATAATATTCTCCTAACGTCTCCGGGCGAATTGGCGCATATCACTTTTTCCGGCGCGGATGCCATCAAAGTCAGTAAAGATATAAACTTGACTACCGTTGAAGATAGAAGCCAGAATAAAAACCGTCATGAAGTATCGTTAAATATAGGAAATATTAGCAAAGAAGACGTAGCCGTAAAGATTTTTGATATGAAATATCCATATACTTCGGATATCGAGTATAGCGTGAAACCCATAAAAGAAAGCGGTAACACGGTAATATGGGAAATAGCCCTTCCTCCCGCGGGAAAGAAATCAATTCTTTATGACTTTTATTCTGACGGTAGATATACCAATCCTTATGATGCGTCATATTAAGCCGCTATTTTAACTGAAAGGACATGTTATATGATAAGGAAAAATAATATATTTTCTATCCTTATTTTTCTAGGGATAGTTTTGGTAACTACAATTATCTTTGCTGAAAGTTCCCCATCATCTAAAGATAACGCAGATGCGCAGGAGCAATATTATATTGCCGTGAAACATTTTCGTGACAAAGAATATAAAATCGCTCTAGAGGAGCTTACCAAGATAATAAATGACTATCCTAAGACAGAAATAGCGGCAAAAGCGCAGTATACAATTGGCGAAATTTATTTAATACAAGACAAGCAAGATGAGGCGTTATTGGCATATAAGAAAGCCGCAGAATTAGATCCTTCGAATGAGTCTGCATGGCGAAGCATTGCTGAAATTTATGAAAAACGCAGGAAATATGACGATGCAGTAGAGGCATACAAAAAAGTAATTTCATTAATAATCGAAAACAAAGAACCGGATGAAGAACTTATCCCTTTA is part of the Candidatus Omnitrophota bacterium genome and harbors:
- a CDS encoding DUF4139 domain-containing protein translates to MINFIISPIFTVGMAEEVNTPNYVSQPKEMMIHESGFAIVKDIAKIDAQDTVQVELPKETILRTLIILDGGKRVKSFNSSNIENFPPPTIMYGRAPESSVRSDLSPQKTPTTPSPQPSQENIISWKTDIKGQREVTLEYSVSGISWSPIYDLNLSNKENSMLVYSALITNTVMPFKEVKIGLTAGDSKQWQDNPYYDRRLPAEVAIIYDITLDTPIRQAPSPRINVGCKYEVGKRNLDIGTTSIEILSADLKYRKEFVWVTLFGQRVDIHYEIKNTTAQTLAKGGVDVYQNGTYLGKDNILLTSPGELAHITFSGADAIKVSKDINLTTVEDRSQNKNRHEVSLNIGNISKEDVAVKIFDMKYPYTSDIEYSVKPIKESGNTVIWEIALPPAGKKSILYDFYSDGRYTNPYDASY